The window GCTGGCGTGCTTTGCCGCTGCCGGAGGACTATGTGAATGATCCCGCCCTGCGGCTCCGCTACGTCTGCCACCTCGTGGGATCAGTCAAATCGTTGATACCCCGCAGGCTTCTGGAGCGTGGCGTCGCGGTCACCAACTGGGGCGGTATCGCCGCGGTGGCGGTGGCCGAGCATGCCCTGCTGCTCCTGCTCGCGGCTCTGCGGAGGAACCCCCGCTGGCGCGAGGGGCTGCAGGTGCCATTCCGCGAGCAGCCGCAGTACCGCATCGAGCTCCAGACACTCTCGCTCTCGGGCCGGGCCGTCGGTATTCACGGCTTCGGGATGATCGCACGTCACCTCGTGAAGCTTCTCCAGCCGTTTGGAGTGCAGGTTTCCGCTTACTCGCACGGCGTGCCGGAGTCTTTCATGCGCAAGCACGGGGTGAGGCCCTGCGCCTCGCTGGAGGAGCTGTTTTCGGCGCACTCGGTGGTGGTGGAGTGCGAGGCCCTCACACCGTATACGGAGAACAGCGTGACGGCCGGCCTCCTGAACCTGCTCCCGGATGACGCCGTCTTTGTCAATATCGCCCGGGGGCGACTGGTCGATGAGCAGGAGCTGGCGCGGTTGGCGCGGATCGGCCGCATTCGCATCGCGCTGGATGTCTATCGCGACGAGCCGCTCCCTCTGCCTCCTTCGGCAGAACTATTAGGCATAAAGGATGCCATTTTGTCCCCCCATATCGGAGGCCCCACCAGCGACCTGTATCCAAAATGCACCGCGCTGGCCGAGGCCAACCTGACTCGGTTCTTTAACAACGAGCCACTGGAAGCAAAGATAACCCTCCAGGAATACGATCGGGCCACCTGATCTTCCTCCAACCGCAAACCACCCCCTCTATGAGCTACAAAGCCGCCCTCGCCGCCTGTACCCTTCTTGCCACCACCGGAGTTTCGTCGCTCTCTGCCGCAGACACTGTTGTCATGCAGGAGGAGTTTACCTCCCCCTTGTCGCCCAAGCTATGGAAAGGCACTCCCGATGGCGTGAGCGTCGACAATGGAGCGCTTCTTCTCAAGGTCCCCGCGGCGGATACCCCGCCCGAGCGCGCGGTTGGCACCGTCCTTACGGACACTGAGGGAAAACTCAACTTCCTTCGGCACCCGGTGGCTATCGAACTCGATGACCTTGATATCCAGGGGACCTCCGCCGATGAGAATGGCGTCTTCATGCTCTTCCTCTCGGAGGACAAAAACACCTCCACCGCGAAATACGTCCTCCAGCTGCGCGTGGATCGCACTGGCAATTCCTACCTCTGGTTGTATTACCTCGCTACATCCGGCGAGCCGCAGAAGCGGGCGCAGATGGCGTTCCTGCCCGGGATGCAGTTTCCTTTGAAGAAGGTCGTTATCCAGGCCGACTCCAGGGCGGCAAAGCTCACCATCACCGATGCGGCTGGCACGCAGAGTGATTCCCGCGAGTGGAATGCCGAGGTCGATCCGTCAAAATGGGATGGAGCCGAGCTCTATCTCATGCTTCGCGCCGTGTCGAAGAAGGATCCCGGATCGACCGATGTCTCCATCGGCGCTCTCAAGGCCGAAACCTCCAGGTAAGCCCATGAAACAGATTCTTTGCCTCGCGGGATTGGCGGGCTTCGCGTTTGCTGTCGGTCCCGTTTACGCCCAACCGGTCAACCGGCTCGATAATGCTTCGTTTGAGTCCGAGATGATCAATGGACTCCCGGATGACTGGGAACTCTTTTGTCCGGTGGCTGGCGATGGCGGTGAACTATCGCGGGCCGGACGTGCAGCCTTCGCCACTGATGAGTCCGTATATCATGGCGGATCGCGGGCCGTGCGCATCTCCTCCGACAAGCCGACCCGCTGCGCCGTGCTGCAGCGCAGCATCCCCTGCCAGGCGGGGGAGAAATGGAAGTTCTCCGTCTGGATGAAAGGTAGCGGGTTGGGGGTGGGCGGAGATGCCGGAGCCATCGCGAGAGTGAGCTTTCTCAATCCAGCGGACCCTTCCAGGAATGCCGCGCTGACCCAGCGAAGCGCTTCCGTCCGCTCGGAAAGTGCGGACTTTGACTGGACGCGACTGGAGACGGCGGGCGAGGTGCCTGCTGACGCGACGGTGGCGCAGGTCGAGCTCTTCCTCTGGAAGGGAAAGGGAACCGTATGGTTTGACGATGCCTCGCTCGAGTTTGCGGCGCCGGCGTCCTCCCGCGCGCCAGACCGTGCGGGCAAGCTGCGATCGCGCAATGCTAACAACCGCCTCACCGGCCAGCCTCGGAGCGGCGAGCGTGTGATTTTCATGGGGGATTCCATCACCGAGGGGTGGAACCTCCGGGCGGCCTTTCCCGATCAGGACTTCGTAAATCGCGGGATCGGCGGGCAGTTGACCTGGCAGATGGTCTCCCGGTTTCCTCAGGATGTCCTCTCCCATAAACCGGATGCCGTCGTGATCCTCGCCGGCACCAATGACATCGGAGGCGCGATGCCACCGGAGATCATTGTTTCCAATATCCGTTCGATGGTGGAGGCCGCGAAAGATGCGGGAGCGCGCGTGGTGGTCTGCTCAATCCTGCCCGTCACCGATGCGCTCGCCACGCCCGCCAGTCCTCAGCTCGTTCGCACCGCGAAACGTCCGCCCGGGGTGATCCGGGAGGTCAATGCATTGCTGCGCATTATGGCGGAAGACGAAAAGGTTTCCTTCGTCGATCTGCATCAGGCCCTCGCCGACGAGCATGGAGCTTTGCCCGCCACGCTGACTGTGGATGGATTGCATCTCAATCCCGACGGATACGCGGTGATCTCCCCGATCGTGCTCAAGGCGATCCAGTCCGGTCGCAAAAGCTGACCCGTGGCAAAGATGATGAACGTCGCGCCTGGCCGGGAAACGGAAGACCACATGAACTCTCGGATCGGTGGCAGCCCCCGACGCTGGACTGTCGGTACGCTGAGTTACTCTGCATTGGGCCTGTTCATCCTGTTCTGCTGGTTGCTCTGGGGAGACTTCTCATGGTCGATGAAGGAGCGGGCTGTGCCTCCCATCACGCAGCTGTTGCTCAAGGGGCACGGCGCCCCCGATTCGCTCATTGGATTTCTCATCGGCTCGGTCCCAGCGATCCTGACGATTGTGATCGGTCCGATCATCAGCTACAGGTCGGATCGTCACCGGGGCCGATGGGGTCGGCGCATTCCCTACCTGCTGGTTACGACGCCGATCGCCGTCGTTTCGATGGTGGGGCTCGCCTCCACACCTTATCTCACCGGCATGCTGCATCGGAGCCTTGGTGCGGCTTCGCCCGGGCTGCATCCCCTGTCGATCGTGCTCTATGGCCTGTTCTGGACGGTCTTCGAATTTGCCAGCATCATCGGTAATGCCGTTTTTCTCGCGCTGATCAATGATGTGGTGCCGGAGAAATTCCTTGGCCGCTTCTTTGGCGCCTTCCGCGCCATCGGCTTGATGGCCGGGATTCTCTTCAGCTTCTGGATCATGGGCATTGCCGAGACACATCCGGCCTGGATCTTCCTTGGCATGGGCGTGCTCTATGGAGCCGCCTTTGGTTTGATGTGCTTGAAGGTCCGCGAGGGCGGGTATCCGCCACCATCCGATGAGGCAGACGACGGGCGGGGAGGGTTCCTTCACTCGGCACGCACCTATTTTCGCGAGTGCTACGGCCACTCTTACTATCGCTGGTTTTTTCTCTCGCTGGCTTTCTCCTGGATGGCGTTTGTCCCGGTTAATCTCTTCAGTCTGTTCTTTGCCAAAAGCATCGGCATGAGCATCGATACCTGGGGCAAATGCATGGCCGCAGCATACTGCATATCGCTGGTATTGGCTTATCCTCTGGGTGTTTTGGTCGATCGTTTTCATCCATTGCGGATCAGCCTGATCACACAGGCCGTCTATGTGGCTGTGGTTCTCTGGGGAGGGCTCTTCGTGCGCGATGCCGCGACCTTTGGGGTGGTGCTCATCTTGCAGTGCACGCTGGCCGGGACCTGGATGACAGCCGCCGCGTCGCTGCCACAACGCCTGTTGCCCAAGGATCGGTTTGCGCAATTCGCCTCCGCTGCCGCCATCGTGACCAGCCTCGGTACGATGCTGGCGGGACCACTCATGGGGTTGTTGCTCGACCTGACCGGGCAGGTTTACCAGTACACCTTTCTCGTCAGTTCCGCCCTCGCAGCGACCGCACTGGTGACTGGCGTGGTCGTGCTCGTCAAGTTTGGCCGACTCGGCGGGGCGGCACATTATGCAGCGCCGCAATAGGAAAAGCTGACCTGTGTAAGCAATTTCTCATTCGAGTATGCGCCGAGGCGATATTAGCTTTTCAACGTCACCCCTTGGTATTTTGGATATTTCTCGGAGCACCCCCATGAATCTTCAATCAGGCGGCCGTCGGGCATTCACCCTTGTCGAGATGCTGATCACTGTTGCCGTCCTGGGTGTGCTCGCGGCGCTTCTCTTTCCAATGGCCTCGCGAAGCGTAAAGTCCGCCCGGGCCGCACAGTCGCTGGCCAATCTCAAGAGCATCGGAACTGTGATGCACTTGTATGCGGGCGACAATAATGGCGCGTTCCCATTGGTCTGGGACAGCGCGACCTCGACCTCCTGGATCGCGACGATCTGGCCATATGCCTCGGATCGCCGCTTTCCCGGCACCACGCCCAACGCTCTCAAGGGTAGTATCTTTTACACTCCGCTGGCCGAGAACGGCACCACCGCACGGACCTATGGGATGAACGAACCCTTGCAGTTGAAATACCCATCCCGAATGTATCTCTCCACCGTCCCCTCGCCGTCCAAAGTCTCGCTGGTGGGTGATGTCAAAACCAGTGGCAGCTTCCGCCCGGATCAGGTCAACTATCGCAACAATGGCCTCGCACACGTCCTCTTTATCGACGGCCACACCGGTGCTGTCGGTTCATCCGATGTCCCCGTGAATACGGTGTCCGTCTTCTGGACCGGAGTTCAATCCAACTGAAATATCGTCCGCATGCCTGCGGTTCTCGATCGGTTTCCGTCAAGGCGGCCCCTCTTTTCTTCGTTCCCGTCGGGATGGCATGGAAAGAGGCATGGAAATTGACTGATCTCGGTACGGACATCCCGAGGGGATGAGGGGATTTGTGAGAAATCAGCAGATTCGGAGGAGTCTGTCTGGAATCATAACGCAATCGCCTTTCCCTGGCGGTACCCAAACCGGGTAGAGAACCATCCGGGAAGATGAGGCGATCCTGAATTGGAAAAATTGGACGCTGATCCAGCCGATTGGCTTTGGAAAGCTGTGTATAACCAATTGGCTGCCTCGCATGGATTCGAACCATGACAAAGTGATCCAGAATCACTTGTGCTACCGTTACACCACGAGGCAATACTTTTTCCCCAAGCTCGAACCCGTGGGGAACTCCTCCTTGGTTTCCCAAGTTCAGATCTCCCGCCAGTCGCGCTGGGAGGGTCAGAATATCGACCCAAGAATCGAAATCAACGCAATTTTTTCCTGTTTGCGAAAATGCTCTTGGAGTCCTCCTCTTGGGCGGCGGAATGGATGCTGCGGGTCCTCGATTTGCCCTCATGGAGAGGGGAGGGCGGGTAATCTTGGAAAAAATCTCTCCAGATATTTTCCGCGTAAGGGCTGTGGGTTGTCCGGAAATTCCACGGGACGCAGCTCCGTCCCCCCGTCATTGCGGCATGAACGGTGTCTGCAATGTTGCGGAAAACGCGGCGAGGGAGGCCCGGGCAGTCGGGGGGATTCCTCTGCGGCGATCCCCGGGCGGAAAATCATCCGCAGGATTTCTGCGATCCTTGTACCAAATAGCTGTACTTAGTTTTCTAAGTTATTCTATAGCTGGCTCGCCGCATGATTTGTCTCGCCTATTGTGCCGATAGACTGATGTGTCCGTCGCTGCATGTATCACTGTTTTCAGTGCTCTCTCATGCGACGGACGAGGTCCGATTGTGGCTTTACCTTGAAGGCTATTCTCCTAAGGAAATCGATCGGCTGAAGCGCACTGTCCTTAGCGCAAGGCCGGATACGGTGGTGAATTTCATCCAGCTGGAGCTTGGGGTTTTCAAGGCCTTTCGACCATTTTACGGAAGCTATCTTCCCTATGCCAGGCTGCTGCTCCCAGAGATCATTCCCGCAGAGAGGTTCATCTATCTGGATGCGGATACCCTCTGCACGGCGGACTGCCGTTTCCTGATGGGCGAGGAGTTGGGCGACGCCATCGCCGGAATGCGGGCGGAGGGCCCGGTCTCGTCCGCCCGGGATCGCGACGTGTTGCTTGCCGCCGGAATGACTGAGGATGCCCAGACCTTTAATAGCGGCGTCATCGTTCTCGACGCGAAGAAATGGAGAGAGGAAGGCATTGGTGAGCGTATCCTGGATTTTGGGCGTAACAACTCGGCGTATCTTTTTACAGCGGATCAGGTTTGCCTGAATGCGGTATTAAAGGATCGGATTGCCCCTCTGGCTTACAGCTGGAACGAATGTGTTTACCCGATCGGCTCTCGCGAACGTAAGGCTGGACCCGAGCAGCAGGAGCGGTCCGCGATTTACCACTTCCTGGGAAATCCGAAGCCGTGGGATATCGGTGCATTTCTGTTCTCTCCGGGCTGGCCTCTTTTTTCTGAGTACGTTTCTCGTTCCCGTACATGGGATGAGGTGGCACGGCATCATATCCGGAGGGATAGCGTTGAGCGTGCCTGGCGATTGCGGCGAAACTACACGGCTGCCTGGAAGGGGAGCTTGTCAAAAAAGACCTCCTGAGCCGCGTGGGGCTTTCGCCTGTTTCCCAGGGAGGCTGGCGATGCGGTTTTCCGCAAGGTCATGGACTCCACTCGGGCAACCGGAGTCACCGGCTCCGGTTGCGGGCAGAGCAGGTTATTCCGGGAGCAACTTGATGCTGTGTGTCCCCGGGCCGAATTCAGCACTGGCGGGTTTCCGGAAACCCTTGGGCGCGACGAACGTTCCGCGGGAGTTTTCTGGAATGGTCAGGACGGCCTCCAGGGAACCATCGACGATCGTCCACGAGATGCCGGTCGGACCCTGAGGCGTCTGCAGTCGGGCTTTGGCCCAGGTGATCGTGCCGCCCGGCGAGGGCTGAAATACGACATGCCGGTAACCGGGATCACTCTCGTCGAGATCAAGGCCTGCGACATTTCGATACATCCAATCGCCCACGGCACCGTAGGCATAATGATTGAAGGAATTCATTCCCTCGTCCTGAAAACCGCGTTCAGGCGTCCAGCCGTCCCACCGCTCCCAGATGGTGGTCGCTCCGTTTTTGACGGGGAAGAGCCAGGACGGAAAGGTCTCCTGCTCCAGCAGGCGGTAGGCGATGTCGAGGTATCCCTCCCGGGTGAGAACGTCGAGAATGTACGGGGTGCCGACAAAGCCCGTGGCGATATGGTACTCGCGCTGCTTGATGTCGTGGACGAGTTCCCTCGTGGTCGTGGCGCGCACTTCCTCCGGTACGAGGTCAAAATGCAGCGACAGCACGTAGGCGGTCTGCGTGCCGGAGGCAATGAGACCCTCAGGCGTTACGTAACGCCGTTGGAATGCCTGGACGACCCGCGAGTGAAGTTCCGTGTACTTCTCCGCATCCTCCGCCTTGCCGAGGACCGTGGCGATGCGCGCCATGAGGCTGGCATCATAGGCCAGGAAGGCCGTGCCGATCAGGTCCTTTGGGGTCGCGCCTTCGGTCTTCCCGCTGCCATCGAGGGCGAGCCAGTCCCCATAGCCCGGGTAAGCCGTGGAGTCGGGATGGGAGCGGATCAGATTGATGCTCGCCTCGGTGCTGATGTACTGGATGTACCGCTGCATCGAGTCGTAATGATCCGCGAGGATCTCCTTGTCTCCGTAGCAAAGGTACATCGTCCATGGGCAGATGATCGCGGCATCGGACCATGCCGGCCCTCCATCCTCATGGCCGAAGAATTTGACCGAGGGAATGACCTCGGGCACGCCCCCGCTGGGTTTCTGAGCATCGCGGATGTCCTGCACCCATTTGTGGAAGAAACGCCGGACGTCGCGGTTGAAGGCTGCCGTGCGTATGAAAACCTGCGCATCGCCGGTCCAGCCCAGGCGCTCGTTGCGTTGCGGGCAGTCCGTGGGCGCCTCGAGGAAGTTGCTGCTCTGGCCCCACCGGATATTGTGCTGGAGCTGGTTGAGAAGGGGATTTGAGCAGGAAAACTCCCCGGTGGACGGCGCGTCGGATTGAAGCACGAGGCCGGTGATGTCGATCTCGGCCCCGACGGGCAGGCCCTCCACTTCGACATAGCGGAAGCCGTGGAAGGTGAAACCAGGCTCCCACGTTTCTTCGCCGCCACCCTTGCAGATATAGGTGTCGGTGGCCCGGGCGCCCCGCAGATTTTCTGTATAGAGCGATCCGTCGGCATTGAGGATTTCGGCATGGCGGAAGGTCAGCGACGTATCGCGGGGGGCATTCACCCGGATGCGGATACGTCCGCTGAAGTTCTGCCCCATGTCGTAGCGATGATTGCCGAGCGGCTGGGGATGAAACTCGTCGGTTTGGCGTACGCCCGGGTAGTCGATGGTGTCGAGGATGATGTTCCTGGCTGGTCCGGTCTGCGCTGGAGTCCATGCAGAATCGTCGTACCCCGCCTCGCTCCAGCCGGTGAGTTCCTTCCGTGCGTCGTAGATTTCGCCCATCAGGAGATCATTCTCCAGGATGGGGCCGGTGGCGGTTGTCCACGAGCCATCGGTGACGACGTGGGTGCCGGAACCATCCGAAAAGGAAATTTCGAGATCGGCCAGCAGTTCTGGTTTCGCGCCATAGCCCTGCCGTTCGCCCCAGCCGACGTGGCCACAGTACCAGCCATCGCCCAGCACGACACCGAGCACGTTCTTTCCCGGTTTCAGCAGGGAGGCGACGTCGTAGGTCTGGAGCGGCACCCTGGTGTCGTAGTCCATCCAGCCCGGAGCGAGCGCCCGGTCGCCCACCCGCCTGCCATTGATCTCCGCCTGATAAAGACCCAGC of the Terrimicrobium sacchariphilum genome contains:
- a CDS encoding NAD(P)-dependent oxidoreductase, with product MHDTAQATCELPGIAGTLSQERVMVCLDDKEREMFASGGYFQNLPVEVIHYTTGQCTPAQWRKVLMEVQPTVLVTCWRALPLPEDYVNDPALRLRYVCHLVGSVKSLIPRRLLERGVAVTNWGGIAAVAVAEHALLLLLAALRRNPRWREGLQVPFREQPQYRIELQTLSLSGRAVGIHGFGMIARHLVKLLQPFGVQVSAYSHGVPESFMRKHGVRPCASLEELFSAHSVVVECEALTPYTENSVTAGLLNLLPDDAVFVNIARGRLVDEQELARLARIGRIRIALDVYRDEPLPLPPSAELLGIKDAILSPHIGGPTSDLYPKCTALAEANLTRFFNNEPLEAKITLQEYDRAT
- a CDS encoding GDSL-type esterase/lipase family protein; amino-acid sequence: MKQILCLAGLAGFAFAVGPVYAQPVNRLDNASFESEMINGLPDDWELFCPVAGDGGELSRAGRAAFATDESVYHGGSRAVRISSDKPTRCAVLQRSIPCQAGEKWKFSVWMKGSGLGVGGDAGAIARVSFLNPADPSRNAALTQRSASVRSESADFDWTRLETAGEVPADATVAQVELFLWKGKGTVWFDDASLEFAAPASSRAPDRAGKLRSRNANNRLTGQPRSGERVIFMGDSITEGWNLRAAFPDQDFVNRGIGGQLTWQMVSRFPQDVLSHKPDAVVILAGTNDIGGAMPPEIIVSNIRSMVEAAKDAGARVVVCSILPVTDALATPASPQLVRTAKRPPGVIREVNALLRIMAEDEKVSFVDLHQALADEHGALPATLTVDGLHLNPDGYAVISPIVLKAIQSGRKS
- a CDS encoding MFS transporter, with the translated sequence MNSRIGGSPRRWTVGTLSYSALGLFILFCWLLWGDFSWSMKERAVPPITQLLLKGHGAPDSLIGFLIGSVPAILTIVIGPIISYRSDRHRGRWGRRIPYLLVTTPIAVVSMVGLASTPYLTGMLHRSLGAASPGLHPLSIVLYGLFWTVFEFASIIGNAVFLALINDVVPEKFLGRFFGAFRAIGLMAGILFSFWIMGIAETHPAWIFLGMGVLYGAAFGLMCLKVREGGYPPPSDEADDGRGGFLHSARTYFRECYGHSYYRWFFLSLAFSWMAFVPVNLFSLFFAKSIGMSIDTWGKCMAAAYCISLVLAYPLGVLVDRFHPLRISLITQAVYVAVVLWGGLFVRDAATFGVVLILQCTLAGTWMTAAASLPQRLLPKDRFAQFASAAAIVTSLGTMLAGPLMGLLLDLTGQVYQYTFLVSSALAATALVTGVVVLVKFGRLGGAAHYAAPQ
- a CDS encoding type II secretion system protein, whose protein sequence is MNLQSGGRRAFTLVEMLITVAVLGVLAALLFPMASRSVKSARAAQSLANLKSIGTVMHLYAGDNNGAFPLVWDSATSTSWIATIWPYASDRRFPGTTPNALKGSIFYTPLAENGTTARTYGMNEPLQLKYPSRMYLSTVPSPSKVSLVGDVKTSGSFRPDQVNYRNNGLAHVLFIDGHTGAVGSSDVPVNTVSVFWTGVQSN
- a CDS encoding glycosyltransferase family 8 protein — translated: MICLAYCADRLMCPSLHVSLFSVLSHATDEVRLWLYLEGYSPKEIDRLKRTVLSARPDTVVNFIQLELGVFKAFRPFYGSYLPYARLLLPEIIPAERFIYLDADTLCTADCRFLMGEELGDAIAGMRAEGPVSSARDRDVLLAAGMTEDAQTFNSGVIVLDAKKWREEGIGERILDFGRNNSAYLFTADQVCLNAVLKDRIAPLAYSWNECVYPIGSRERKAGPEQQERSAIYHFLGNPKPWDIGAFLFSPGWPLFSEYVSRSRTWDEVARHHIRRDSVERAWRLRRNYTAAWKGSLSKKTS
- a CDS encoding alpha-L-rhamnosidase, which encodes MASLDSSSQWISSSTQGDEKTMAPAPYFRKEIWLDRPLAKATLHITALGLYQAEINGRRVGDRALAPGWMDYDTRVPLQTYDVASLLKPGKNVLGVVLGDGWYCGHVGWGERQGYGAKPELLADLEISFSDGSGTHVVTDGSWTTATGPILENDLLMGEIYDARKELTGWSEAGYDDSAWTPAQTGPARNIILDTIDYPGVRQTDEFHPQPLGNHRYDMGQNFSGRIRIRVNAPRDTSLTFRHAEILNADGSLYTENLRGARATDTYICKGGGEETWEPGFTFHGFRYVEVEGLPVGAEIDITGLVLQSDAPSTGEFSCSNPLLNQLQHNIRWGQSSNFLEAPTDCPQRNERLGWTGDAQVFIRTAAFNRDVRRFFHKWVQDIRDAQKPSGGVPEVIPSVKFFGHEDGGPAWSDAAIICPWTMYLCYGDKEILADHYDSMQRYIQYISTEASINLIRSHPDSTAYPGYGDWLALDGSGKTEGATPKDLIGTAFLAYDASLMARIATVLGKAEDAEKYTELHSRVVQAFQRRYVTPEGLIASGTQTAYVLSLHFDLVPEEVRATTTRELVHDIKQREYHIATGFVGTPYILDVLTREGYLDIAYRLLEQETFPSWLFPVKNGATTIWERWDGWTPERGFQDEGMNSFNHYAYGAVGDWMYRNVAGLDLDESDPGYRHVVFQPSPGGTITWAKARLQTPQGPTGISWTIVDGSLEAVLTIPENSRGTFVAPKGFRKPASAEFGPGTHSIKLLPE